One Centroberyx gerrardi isolate f3 chromosome 6, fCenGer3.hap1.cur.20231027, whole genome shotgun sequence genomic region harbors:
- the LOC139917005 gene encoding interleukin-18-like — MICSCFPMPYVCKVDNTGIESDSFKRSDSSINWIKNRDNFLVMDNEGNLLFKGLPKQQQSEYGCKFSVQFYNANEPCKGKAVTLFTTKDSSKKVVCCSETGEICAETLDVPGEIGDGGHKALFFLKTVKGSSATFRVESSVRRSHVLGFEADANNPYMKRLVLRLYNEREVDVDCHMQVLRC; from the exons atgATTTGCTCTTGTTTTCCAATGCCCTACGTATGTAAAGTGGACAATACAG GAATTGAGTCAGACTCTTTCAAAAGATCGGACAGCTCCATAAATTGGATCAAAAACAGGGACAACTTTCTGGTTATGGATAATGAAGGCAACCTACTATTTAAAGGCTTACCTAAACAGCAACAAAGTGAATATG GCTGCAAGTTCAGCGTCCAATTCTACAATGCAAACGAACCATGTAAAGGGAAGGCAGTCACACTCTTCACCACAAAAGATAGCAGCAAGAAAGTGGTATGCTGCAGTGAGACGGGTGAAATTTGTGCAGAGACACTG GATGTTCCAGGCGAAATTGGGGATGGTGGACACAAGGCTTTGTTCTTCCTGAAGACTGTCAAAGGGAGCAGTGCAACCTTTAGGGTTGAATCATCAGTCCGCCGTTCTCACGTCTTAGGATTTGAGGCTGATGCTAATAATCCTTATATGAAGAGACTGGTCTTGCGTCTATACaatgagagagaggtagatgtTGATTGCCACATGCAGGTGCTTAGATGTTAG
- the LOC139917007 gene encoding carotenoid-cleaving dioxygenase, mitochondrial-like, producing MSKSKASRGEWGQVEHRGASLPEGQYKAEFHSYRNSTTGRASKPLPPLDSRDRATAMTTIAPQQTKTPALPKSKSKKNITLYTDMHGLPSIEKIVSSVEDTPEAISTNITGKIPEWINGNLLRNGPGKFEIGNQKFNHWFDGMALLHQFKITKGQVTYKSRFLSSDCYQANKEHNRIMVSEFGTVAMPDPCKNFFQRFLSRFELPKPTDNASVSFVTYKGDYYVSTETNFMHKVDPETLETTKKVDWSRFIAVNGATAHPHNDPDGTTYNMGNSYTAKGAFYNIIRVPPTKKTPEDTLEGATVLCSIPSVDKSKPCYYHSFAMSENYVVFIEQPIKMDLLKIVTGKLRRKGISEGVYWDPKLDTIFHLIHKQTGKVSSVKYRAKPLATFHQINAYEEDGFLIMDLCASDDGQAINNYNIQNLRKSGDALDEVYNTMCRVFPRRFVLPLNMDDETPCGENLNTRPDSTATAIKTGNKVFCTHEDLHGEDLHKYGGLEFPQINYAKYNTHPYRYIYGCGFRHLVGDTLIKMDLQGKHMKVWEQPGLYPSEPVFVPSPNATEEDDGVILSVVITPNKDKSTFLLVLDAKTFEELGRAEVPVNIPYGFHGTFNATA from the exons ATGTCGAAATCCAAAGCAAGTAGGGGAGAGTGGGGTCAAGTTGAACACCGGG GGGCGTCGCTGCCAGAAGGACAGTATAAAGCCGAGTTCCACTCCTACCGAAACAGCACCACAGGAAGAGCAAGCAAGCCGTTACCTCCTCTAGACTCAAGAGACAGAGCTACAGCCATGACTACCATCGCACCTCAACAGACCAAGACACCAG CGCTCCCAAAGTCCAAGTCTAAGAAGAACATCACCCTTTACACAGATATGCATGGTCTTCCTTCCATTGAGAAGATTGTGAGCTCAGTGGAGGACACCCCTGAGGCCATTAGCACCAACATCACTGGCAAAATACCAGAATGGATCAACGGAAACCTCTTGAGAAACGGTCCTGGAAAGTTTGAAATTGGGAACCAGAA GTTCAACCACTGGTTTGACGGTATGGCTCTCCTGCACCAGTTCAAAATTACCAAAGGTCAGGTAACTTACAAGAGCCGCTTCCTGTCCAGTGACTGTTACCAGGCCAACAAGGAGCACAACCGCATCATGGTGTCGGAGTTTGGGACTGTTGCCATGCCGGACCCCTGTAAAAACTTCTTCCAGCGCTTCCTATCCAGATTTGAATTACCAA AGCCCACAGATAACGCCAGTGTGAGCTTTGTCACCTACAAGGGTGATTATTATGTTAGTACAGAGACCAACTTCATGCACAAGGTGGACCCTGAGACACTGGAGACCACCAAAAAG GTGGACTGGAGCAGATTCATTGCTGTGAACGGGGCCACTGCACACCCTCACAATGACCCTGATGGTACAACGTACAACATGGGGAATTCCTACACCGCTAAAG GAGCGTTCTACAACATCATCCGAGTGCCTCCCACCAAGAAGACACCCGAGGACACCCTGGAGGGAGCCACGGTGCTCTGCTCTATTCCCTCAGTGGACAAGAGCAAACCCTGCTACTACCACAGCTTTG CGATGTCTGAGAACTACGTGGTGTTCATTGAGCAGCCCATCAAGATGGACCTGTTGAAGATTGTGACAGGCAAGCTGAGAAGGAAGGGCATCAGCGAGGGTGTCTACTGGGACCCTAAACTTGATACCATCTTCCACCTGATTCACAAGCAGACAGGGAAG GTAAGCTCAGTCAAGTACCGTGCCAAGCCACTGGCGACCTTCCACCAGATCAACGCCTACGAGGAGGACGGCTTCTTGATCATGGATCTGTGTGCTTCAGATGATGGCCAGGCCATCAACAACTACAATATCCAGAACCTCCGCAAGTCTGGAGACGCCCTTGATGAG GTGTACAACACCATGTGCCGAGTTTTCCCGAGGCGTTTTGTCCTGCCTCTCAATATGGATGATGAGACACCCTGTGGTGAGAACCTGAACACTCGGCCCGACAGCACAGCCACTGCCATCAAGACTGGCAACAAG GTGTTTTGTACCCATGAGGATCTCCATGGTGAGGACCTCCACAAATACGGCGGTCTGGAGTTCCCTCAGATCAACTATGCCAAGTACAACACACACCCCTACCGCTACATCTATGGCTGTGGCTTCAGACACCTGGTGGGAGACACACTGATCAAGATGGACCTCCAAGGGAAACACATGAAG GTGTGGGAACAACCTGGCCTTTATCCCTCTGAACCAGTCTTTGTACCCTCCCCTAATGCCACAGAGGAGGACGATGGTGTCATCTTGTCTGTGGTCATCACTCCAAATAAG GACAAGAGTACGTTCCTCTTGGTCTTAGATGCCAAGACCTTTGAGGAGCTGGGCAGGGCTGAGGTGCCTGTCAACATTCCCTATGGCTTCCACGGGACATTCAACGCCACTGCATAG
- the LOC139917002 gene encoding testis-expressed protein 12 produces the protein MEEATPVRGKVIPPTVNKRGVNNSKGPKQKIPQKMEHTPAHQDKYSPKKKKTASSKPSAVDSADLFEHTIAGANREVSMLFSKYAEVLSERAAADASQVKELEGIMMEARSLESHLKEKKDHLRRTLALISDKLQG, from the exons ATGGAAGAAGCAACACCAGTGCGAGGAAAAGTGATTCCACCGACAGTAAACAAGAGGGGAGTGAACAACAGCAAAGGGCCTAAACAGAAAATACCCCAAAAG ATggaacacacacctgcacatcaAGACAAATAttcaccaaaaaagaaaaaaactgccTCTAGTAAACCATCAGCTGTGGATTCAGCAGATTTATTTGAGCATACAATTGCAG GTGCAAATAGAGAAGTCAGCATGCTGTTTTCAAAATATGCTGAAGTCTTAAG TGAGAGAGCTGCAGCAGATGCCTCCCAGGTGAAGGAGCTGGAGGGCATTATGATGGAGGCTCGAAGCCTCGAGTCCCacctgaaagagaagaaagatcACCTGAGGCGTACGCTGGCTCTCATTTCTGATAAACTGCAGGGTTAA